A genomic stretch from Flavobacterium nitratireducens includes:
- the gldK gene encoding gliding motility lipoprotein GldK: MKKFIAFAAILSLLISCGKSSDKGELVGVKGAKWHPEKPYGMTLVPGGAYIMGKSDEDVAGVQDAKTMTVTVRSFYMDETEITNSEYRQFVEWVKDSTIRMKLAILADEQGVKAGDGKGKKAGSIGDFAFNDADPEKMSAYDKYMYDNYYSIGTAEDPYAGRKLNKKVKLIKDPQQYPDEYYVEVMDSMYIPLEEAYNGLRTIDVEKLKFRYSWMDIQAAAKAKVGKRKDFIRNEEVKVYPDTTVWIKDFAYSYNEPMHNDYFWHKAYGEYPVVGVKWTQAKAFCAWRTLNKNSYIKSKKTGRDLINNFRLPTEAEWEYAARGGLESATYPWGGPYTKNDRGCFLANFKPNRGDYAADQALYTVEAKSYEPNGYNLYNMAGNVSEWTDSSYDPNAYEYVSTMNPNVLDASNKRKVVRGGSWKDVSYFLQVSTRDFEYADSARSFIGFRTVQDYMGVNNTGNTTTRRANRNR; the protein is encoded by the coding sequence ATGAAGAAGTTCATTGCGTTTGCGGCAATTTTGTCACTTTTAATTAGCTGTGGGAAATCGAGTGATAAAGGAGAATTGGTCGGTGTTAAAGGTGCAAAATGGCATCCGGAGAAACCCTATGGAATGACTTTAGTTCCAGGAGGTGCTTATATCATGGGTAAATCTGATGAAGATGTTGCTGGTGTTCAAGATGCTAAAACAATGACAGTAACTGTTCGTTCGTTTTACATGGATGAAACAGAAATTACTAACAGTGAATACCGTCAGTTTGTAGAATGGGTAAAAGATTCTACAATCAGAATGAAGTTGGCTATTTTAGCTGATGAACAAGGAGTAAAGGCTGGAGATGGTAAAGGTAAAAAAGCAGGTAGTATTGGTGATTTTGCTTTTAATGATGCTGATCCCGAAAAAATGTCTGCTTATGATAAGTACATGTATGACAATTATTATAGTATCGGTACTGCTGAAGACCCATATGCTGGAAGAAAATTGAATAAAAAAGTAAAATTAATTAAAGATCCACAACAGTATCCAGATGAATATTACGTTGAAGTAATGGATTCTATGTATATTCCTTTAGAAGAGGCCTATAATGGTTTGAGAACCATTGATGTTGAAAAGTTGAAATTCCGTTATTCTTGGATGGATATTCAAGCAGCAGCCAAAGCAAAAGTGGGTAAGAGAAAAGACTTTATCAGAAATGAAGAAGTAAAAGTATATCCTGATACTACAGTATGGATTAAGGATTTTGCTTATTCGTACAATGAACCAATGCACAACGATTATTTTTGGCACAAAGCCTATGGAGAATATCCTGTTGTAGGTGTAAAATGGACACAAGCAAAAGCTTTTTGCGCTTGGAGAACCTTAAATAAAAACAGTTATATCAAATCTAAAAAAACGGGTCGTGACTTGATTAATAATTTTAGATTGCCTACTGAAGCAGAATGGGAATATGCCGCTCGTGGGGGGCTGGAATCGGCTACTTATCCATGGGGAGGACCTTATACTAAAAATGACAGAGGTTGTTTCTTGGCTAACTTCAAGCCTAATAGAGGAGATTATGCCGCTGATCAAGCCTTATATACTGTTGAAGCAAAATCGTACGAGCCTAATGGTTACAACTTATATAACATGGCTGGTAATGTTTCTGAATGGACGGATTCTTCTTATGATCCAAATGCTTACGAATATGTATCTACAATGAACCCTAATGTTTTAGATGCTTCTAATAAAAGAAAAGTAGTTCGTGGTGGATCTTGGAAAGATGTTTCCTATTTCTTGCAAGTAAGTACTCGTGATTTTGAATATGCAGATTCAGCTAGAAGTTTTATCGGATTTAGAACTGTTCAAGATTACATGGGAGTTAATAATACTGGAAATACAACTACTAGAAGAGCGAATAGAAATCGATAA
- a CDS encoding DUF983 domain-containing protein — translation MLKKGSKLNSILTGTCPKCQNESMYEDKNPFNITKVLKMNPKCSHCGFVYQIEPSFFYGAMYVSYALNVAIGIATFIISYVFLGASIKTAFIAIVATLTVLGTLVLRWSRNIYINMFVHYDPNYKA, via the coding sequence ATGTTAAAAAAAGGATCCAAACTAAATAGTATTTTAACAGGAACTTGTCCGAAATGCCAAAATGAAAGCATGTATGAAGACAAAAATCCATTTAATATCACTAAGGTTTTAAAAATGAACCCTAAATGTTCCCATTGTGGTTTTGTATATCAAATAGAACCATCCTTTTTCTATGGAGCTATGTACGTAAGTTATGCGTTAAATGTAGCGATAGGAATCGCCACGTTTATTATTTCTTATGTTTTTCTTGGGGCGTCTATCAAAACAGCATTTATAGCTATTGTTGCTACACTTACTGTACTGGGCACTTTAGTATTAAGGTGGTCAAGAAACATATACATCAATATGTTTGTGCACTATGACCCCAATTACAAAGCCTAA
- the gldN gene encoding gliding motility protein GldN — translation MNMRNFLIMAIALIGGVASYAQSNLLNARIPEEIGLKTKAQQISDNDKPLAYGYVHDRDVLMGKMVWEIIDLSERINFPLYFPIDTANIGSDRRSLYDVLTRAIKEERITEVYADSYFNTKKTYKDIQASLSRIDTTDAGREQINAGQKVSAEYIMKSDLTAQDVTQYKIKGFWYFDKRQSELKYRLLAICPVTPDVYTMNSEEKDYIELFWIFFPDAREVLHEAKSFNNKNSAMPISFDQILNARRFNSVIYKEENVYGDREIKEYMKDNAQNQLLEAERVKEKIRDFESDMWNY, via the coding sequence ATGAATATGAGAAATTTTTTGATAATGGCAATCGCTTTAATTGGAGGAGTAGCTTCTTATGCACAGTCTAATTTGTTGAATGCTAGAATTCCTGAAGAAATTGGTTTAAAAACTAAGGCACAGCAAATCTCAGATAACGATAAACCTTTGGCTTATGGTTATGTGCATGATAGAGATGTTTTGATGGGTAAAATGGTTTGGGAAATTATTGATTTAAGTGAACGAATTAACTTTCCACTTTATTTTCCAATAGATACTGCAAACATTGGTTCGGACAGACGTTCCTTGTATGATGTTTTGACCAGAGCTATTAAAGAAGAACGTATCACTGAGGTTTATGCGGATAGTTATTTTAATACTAAAAAGACCTATAAAGATATTCAAGCTTCTTTAAGTAGAATTGATACTACAGATGCGGGTAGAGAGCAAATTAATGCTGGACAAAAAGTATCTGCTGAATACATCATGAAATCGGATTTGACGGCTCAGGATGTTACGCAATATAAGATTAAAGGTTTCTGGTATTTTGATAAACGTCAAAGCGAATTAAAGTACCGTCTTTTAGCTATCTGTCCTGTAACACCTGATGTGTACACGATGAATAGTGAGGAGAAAGATTATATTGAATTATTTTGGATTTTCTTCCCTGATGCTAGAGAGGTTTTGCATGAAGCCAAATCTTTCAACAATAAAAATTCGGCAATGCCAATTTCTTTTGATCAAATTCTTAATGCTAGACGTTTCAATAGCGTAATATACAAAGAAGAAAATGTATATGGCGATAGAGAAATTAAAGAATACATGAAAGATAATGCTCAAAATCAATTGTTAGAAGCAGAGCGTGTTAAGGAGAAAATTCGTGATTTTGAATCGGATATGTGGAATTATTAA
- the gldL gene encoding gliding motility protein GldL, protein MALLGKKAMNFAYGMGAAVVIVGALFKITHFEIGPLTGTLMLSIGLLTEAFIFALSAFEPVENELDWTLVYPELANGTPNPNKKPKAESTSEAQGLLSQKLDNMLKEAKIDGELMASLGNSIKNFESAAKGIAPAADGIAATKKYSDELSMAAAQMEALNSLYKVQLESASRNAEANKEIAENAAQLKEQMQSMTANISSLNQVYGGMLSAMSNKG, encoded by the coding sequence ATGGCATTACTAGGAAAAAAAGCAATGAATTTTGCATACGGTATGGGAGCAGCAGTAGTAATTGTTGGAGCTCTTTTTAAAATTACTCACTTTGAAATTGGACCATTAACAGGGACATTGATGCTTTCAATTGGATTGTTAACAGAGGCTTTTATTTTTGCGCTTTCGGCTTTTGAACCCGTAGAAAATGAATTAGACTGGACCTTAGTGTATCCTGAATTGGCGAATGGAACTCCTAATCCAAATAAAAAACCAAAAGCGGAATCAACATCAGAAGCGCAAGGATTGTTATCTCAAAAATTAGATAACATGCTTAAAGAAGCTAAAATTGATGGTGAATTAATGGCAAGCTTAGGAAATAGTATTAAAAATTTCGAATCAGCTGCAAAAGGTATTGCTCCAGCTGCTGACGGAATTGCTGCTACAAAAAAATATAGTGACGAATTGTCTATGGCTGCTGCTCAAATGGAAGCTTTAAACAGTTTGTACAAAGTACAATTAGAAAGTGCTTCTAGAAATGCTGAAGCTAACAAAGAAATTGCTGAAAATGCAGCTCAATTAAAAGAGCAAATGCAATCTATGACGGCAAACATTTCTTCATTGAACCAAGTTTATGGTGGTATGCTTTCTGCAATGAGCAATAAAGGATAA
- a CDS encoding NAD(P)/FAD-dependent oxidoreductase has translation MIDYLIVGCGLAGISFAEVALANDKNILVLSDESQNSSKIAGGLYNPVILKRFSEVWQAQEQLELMNQFYAHLKLKIPVTVDFKKPILRKFFSIEEQNNWFAASDKPALAPFLSNTIITKKYVGIDSPFDYGEVLHTGYVDTASLLEQYKSYLIKEQFLLQETFDYQALEILSDGIRYKHIEAKHIIFAEGFGLHANPFFNHLPLDGTKGELFIIKAPDLDLDVIVNTSVFILPLGDGLFKVGATYNWKDKTDLPTEEGKQELVERIKEIINCDFEIVSHFAGVRPTVRDRRPIVGTHPSSNSIHVLNGLGTRGVMLGPAMAKALFENIEKGVPLSKEINSSRFVKRKS, from the coding sequence ATGATCGATTATTTAATTGTAGGTTGTGGATTAGCTGGAATTTCTTTTGCTGAAGTAGCTTTAGCTAATGACAAAAATATTTTGGTTTTAAGTGATGAATCTCAAAATTCATCCAAAATTGCAGGAGGATTGTACAATCCTGTTATTTTAAAGCGTTTTAGTGAAGTTTGGCAGGCTCAGGAACAATTGGAGTTAATGAATCAATTTTACGCTCATTTGAAGCTCAAAATTCCAGTGACGGTTGATTTTAAAAAGCCTATTTTGCGTAAATTCTTTTCTATTGAAGAACAAAATAATTGGTTTGCCGCATCTGATAAACCCGCTTTGGCTCCTTTTTTGTCAAATACCATCATCACAAAAAAGTATGTAGGTATTGACTCGCCTTTTGATTATGGCGAAGTTTTGCATACGGGTTATGTAGATACAGCCTCTTTATTGGAACAATACAAGTCGTATTTAATTAAAGAACAGTTTTTATTGCAAGAAACTTTCGACTATCAGGCTTTAGAAATACTTTCTGATGGTATTCGATATAAACATATTGAAGCCAAACATATCATTTTTGCCGAGGGTTTTGGTTTGCATGCCAATCCTTTTTTTAATCATTTGCCTTTGGATGGAACCAAAGGCGAATTATTTATTATAAAAGCGCCCGATTTGGATTTGGATGTAATTGTGAATACCAGTGTGTTTATACTTCCGTTGGGAGATGGTTTATTTAAAGTAGGAGCAACGTACAATTGGAAAGACAAAACCGATTTGCCAACTGAAGAAGGTAAACAAGAATTGGTAGAGCGTATCAAGGAAATCATCAATTGCGATTTCGAAATCGTATCTCATTTTGCAGGTGTTCGACCTACAGTAAGAGATCGAAGACCTATAGTAGGTACGCACCCTAGTAGTAACTCTATCCATGTATTAAATGGTTTAGGTACTAGAGGAGTGATGCTTGGTCCTGCAATGGCAAAAGCTTTATTTGAAAATATAGAAAAAGGAGTTCCTTTATCTAAAGAAATAAATAGTAGCCGATTTGTAAAACGAAAAAGCTAG
- the gldM gene encoding gliding motility protein GldM, with amino-acid sequence MAGGKLTPRQKMINLMYLVFIAMLAMNVSKEVISGFGLMNEKFESSNASSKQTNDQMLAALDSKAAEAKGEFAVASATAHKVKTITDNFYNYINSLKEQATKGFETNPETGKLPYEDMDKGDNVDDWFTGEGYSKKGKEIVATIEKYKADIKATLGTEKKYSGIIKEVEEKFDLSDVKNKEGLKDKYLSYHFKGFPAIATVAKLSSWQNDINKVESDVYSIALGKAAVEAASYSNYQAIVVLDKNAYFQGEQVTGKVVLGRYDENTKPTSFSGPGKIVNGQAMISLTAGGVGEQTIGGQFTFTEDGKTIPLKFSGKYVVVPKPNSATISADKMNVVYRGVTNPISVSFAGISDKDVNASAPGLVKVGNGKYNMSPQGGNEVVVNVTGKLPNGQTVSDKKVFRIKGIPGPTGTIRGESGVVKGPKSNLEIATIGAKLVDFDFDVNLEVVGFNLKVTGQPTVVVPGNKLNAQCKSVLSKAGRGDQVTISEIKTKLVGAGSYLLPRTAPVIFEIQ; translated from the coding sequence ATGGCAGGAGGAAAACTTACCCCTAGACAGAAGATGATTAACCTGATGTATTTGGTTTTCATTGCTATGTTGGCAATGAATGTTTCGAAAGAAGTAATATCAGGTTTCGGATTAATGAACGAAAAATTTGAAAGTTCAAATGCTAGTTCAAAACAAACCAATGATCAAATGTTAGCTGCGCTTGATAGCAAAGCAGCAGAGGCGAAAGGAGAATTTGCTGTAGCATCAGCAACAGCTCATAAAGTAAAAACAATTACGGACAACTTTTACAACTATATCAACTCTTTAAAAGAGCAAGCTACTAAAGGTTTTGAAACGAATCCAGAAACAGGAAAATTACCTTATGAAGACATGGATAAAGGTGATAATGTTGATGATTGGTTTACAGGAGAAGGTTATTCTAAAAAAGGAAAAGAAATTGTTGCAACTATAGAAAAGTACAAAGCGGATATTAAAGCCACTTTAGGTACAGAAAAAAAATACAGTGGAATTATTAAAGAGGTAGAGGAGAAATTCGACCTTTCAGATGTTAAAAATAAAGAAGGTTTAAAAGATAAATATTTGTCTTACCACTTCAAAGGTTTTCCGGCTATTGCTACTGTTGCAAAACTTTCTTCTTGGCAAAATGATATTAACAAAGTAGAGTCTGATGTATATAGTATTGCTTTAGGTAAAGCTGCGGTTGAAGCAGCTTCTTACAGTAATTATCAAGCTATTGTAGTTTTAGACAAAAATGCTTATTTTCAAGGAGAGCAAGTTACAGGAAAAGTAGTTTTAGGTCGTTACGATGAAAATACTAAACCAACAAGTTTTTCAGGACCAGGTAAAATTGTTAACGGTCAAGCTATGATTTCATTAACTGCAGGTGGTGTTGGAGAACAAACAATTGGTGGTCAATTTACTTTTACAGAAGATGGAAAAACGATTCCTTTGAAATTCTCAGGGAAATATGTAGTTGTTCCTAAGCCAAATTCAGCGACTATTTCTGCGGATAAAATGAACGTAGTGTATAGAGGAGTTACAAATCCAATCTCTGTATCTTTTGCAGGAATTTCAGATAAAGATGTTAATGCATCTGCTCCAGGATTGGTTAAAGTTGGAAATGGAAAATACAATATGAGCCCGCAAGGAGGAAACGAAGTGGTGGTTAACGTTACTGGAAAATTACCAAATGGGCAAACAGTTTCTGATAAAAAAGTATTCAGAATTAAAGGAATTCCTGGACCAACAGGTACCATCAGAGGAGAATCAGGTGTGGTAAAAGGTCCTAAATCTAACCTTGAAATTGCTACTATTGGTGCTAAATTAGTAGATTTTGATTTTGATGTTAATTTAGAAGTTGTTGGATTTAATTTAAAAGTCACTGGTCAGCCTACTGTAGTTGTTCCGGGTAACAAATTAAATGCACAATGTAAATCAGTTTTGTCTAAAGCAGGAAGAGGTGACCAAGTTACTATTTCTGAAATCAAAACTAAATTAGTAGGTGCTGGTAGTTATTTATTACCAAGAACAGCTCCAGTAATTTTTGAAATTCAATAA
- a CDS encoding formimidoylglutamase, translated as MGFDFLEPLNNEFLAFVNSLSTQQLGSKVVFHTKNEFPDLDKVKIALIGVLENRGSVSSNSSTGDLSIVRKELYRLFPGNWDMTIADLGDILPGNSKEDTYFALRKVAADLIKKKIIPIVIGGSQDLTYSLYRAYDELEQMVNLVAIDSKFDFGKEDEEMSSSSYLSRIIIDEPNNLFNFCNIGYQTYYNSQEEIDLIEKLFFDAYRLGEVSHNIAIAEPVFRDADIVSLDLNSVKSSDSGNFNSFAPNGFNGKEICALSRYAGISDKVSMFGVFNHDNTAQESVLISQIIWYFIEGYHYRSNEYPFGSRENYIKYSVLIDEETLVFYKSDRTDRWWIEIPFVSNVNNKLKRNTLLPCSHEEYLAACNQELPERWWKAQRKNLL; from the coding sequence ATAGGATTTGATTTTCTAGAGCCCTTAAATAATGAATTCTTAGCATTTGTAAACTCGCTAAGTACTCAGCAACTAGGAAGTAAAGTGGTTTTTCACACTAAGAACGAATTCCCCGATTTAGATAAAGTTAAAATTGCTTTAATTGGGGTTTTAGAAAATCGCGGAAGTGTTTCATCGAATAGCAGTACAGGTGATTTAAGTATTGTGAGAAAGGAATTGTATCGTTTATTTCCTGGAAATTGGGACATGACAATTGCTGATTTAGGTGATATTTTGCCTGGAAATTCAAAGGAAGATACCTATTTTGCTTTACGCAAAGTAGCCGCTGATTTAATTAAAAAGAAAATAATTCCTATTGTTATTGGTGGTTCACAAGATTTAACCTATTCGCTTTATCGTGCTTACGATGAATTAGAACAAATGGTTAATTTGGTTGCTATTGATAGTAAATTCGATTTTGGAAAAGAAGACGAAGAAATGTCTAGTAGTTCCTATTTGAGTAGAATTATTATTGATGAACCTAATAATTTATTTAATTTTTGCAATATTGGTTATCAAACCTATTACAATTCTCAAGAGGAGATTGATTTAATCGAAAAGCTGTTTTTTGATGCTTATCGTCTTGGAGAAGTTTCACACAATATTGCTATTGCAGAACCTGTTTTTAGAGATGCCGATATTGTCAGTTTGGATTTAAATTCAGTTAAATCTTCTGATTCGGGTAATTTCAATTCTTTTGCACCCAATGGTTTTAATGGGAAAGAAATTTGTGCTCTTTCCAGATATGCAGGTATTAGTGATAAAGTAAGCATGTTTGGTGTTTTTAATCATGATAATACGGCACAGGAATCGGTGTTGATTTCACAAATTATTTGGTATTTTATAGAAGGTTATCATTATCGTTCAAATGAATATCCATTTGGAAGCAGAGAAAATTATATAAAATATAGTGTTCTTATAGATGAAGAGACTTTGGTTTTTTATAAAAGCGATCGTACAGATCGTTGGTGGATCGAAATACCATTTGTATCAAATGTTAACAATAAACTAAAAAGAAATACGTTATTACCTTGTTCACATGAAGAATATCTAGCTGCATGTAACCAAGAATTACCAGAAAGATGGTGGAAAGCACAAAGGAAAAATCTTTTGTAA